A DNA window from Brassica napus cultivar Da-Ae chromosome C1, Da-Ae, whole genome shotgun sequence contains the following coding sequences:
- the LOC106376902 gene encoding UDP-glycosyltransferase 71B2-like: MKLELVLIPSTGDGHLRPLVEVAKLLLDNDDHLSITVIIIPSMHEFQTTSYSSYIASLSTTSNDRLRFSFISSADRPNSPDAEPNFISYMESYKPVVKATVAKLTDYAQPPSSRLAGFVMDIFCTTMIDVANDFGVPTYLFYPSNATFFGLQIHVQYLCDVEKCDIISELKDSDTELEVPCLTRSLPAKCFPSVLLNKEWLPVFLRQARRFRETKGFLVNTFAELEPQAMSFLSNGDNNLPTVYAVGPVLSVKNNGLDSADDKQTEILRWLDDQPDRSVVFLCFGSMGGFSEDQAKEIAIALERSGHRFIWCLRRATPMGPPEEFTNLEEILPEGFLDRTSEIGKIIGWAPQRAVLASPAIGGFVSHCGWNSILESLWFGVPIATWPLYAEQQLNAFEMVEELGLAVEIRNHFQGVYMAAETDMELMTAEEIERGVRCLMEKDSDVRDRVRKMSKKSHMAVMDGGSSHAALVKFIQDATRNIS; encoded by the coding sequence ATGAAACTGGAGCTAGTCCTCATACCATCAACTGGTGACGGCCACCTCCGGCCACTAGTGGAGGTTGCTAAGCTCCTCCTCGACAACGATGATCATCTCTCCATCACCGTCATCATCATCCCTTCCATGCACGAATTCCAAACAACAAGCTATTCCTCCTACATCGCTTCTCTCTCCACAACTTCCAACGACCGCCTACGCTTCAGCTTCATATCATCTGCCGATAGACCAAACTCTCCTGACGCCGAGCCGAATTTCATCTCCTACATGGAGAGTTATAAACCGGTGGTGAAAGCTACGGTGGCTAAACTCACCGACTATGCTCAACCTCCCTCTAGCCGGCTTGCTGGCTTCGTGATGGACATTTTCTGCACGACGATGATTGACGTTGCCAACGACTTCGGCGTTCCGACATACTTGTTCTATCCTTCCAACGCCACGTTTTTCGGATTACAGATACATGTGCAGTATCTTTGCGACGTTGAGAAGTGCGACATCATCAGCGAGTTGAAAGATTCGGACACTGAGTTGGAAGTACCTTGTCTGACTCGCTCTTTACCAGCCAAGTGCTTCCCATCCGTGTTGTTAAACAAGGAGTGGTTACCTGTTTTTCTAAGGCAAGCCAGAAGATTCCGCGAAACTAAAGGTTTCTTGGTTAACACGTTTGCTGAACTTGAGCCACAAGCTATGAGTTTCCTCTCCAACGGAGATAATAATCTTCCCACGGTTTACGCGGTGGGCCCGGTTTTAAGTGTCAAAAACAACGGTTTAGACTCGGCCGACGATAAACAAACGGAGATCCTACGGTGGCTTGATGACCAGCCGGATAGATCCGTTGTGTTCCTCTGCTTTGGGAGCATGGGAGGTTTCAGTGAGGATCAAGCCAAAGAGATTGCCATAGCGCTTGAACGAAGTGGCCATCGGTTCATATGGTGTCTTCGCCGTGCTACACCGATGGGACCTCCCGAAGAATTCACGAATCTTGAAGAGATTCTTCCAGAAGGGTTTCTAGACCGGACATCAGAGATTGGTAAGATTATAGGTTGGGCCCCACAGAGGGCCGTGCTGGCGAGTCCAGCCATTGGAGGGTTTGTGTCGCACTGTGGTTGGAACTCAATACTTGAAAGTCTATGGTTCGGAGTTCCCATTGCCACGTGGCCGCTTTATGCGGAGCAACAGCTTAACGCATTCGAGATGGTGGAGGAGCTGGGGCTAGCGGTTGAGATAAGGAATCATTTTCAAGGAGTATATATGGCGGCGGAGACGGATATGGAACTGATGACGGCAGAGGAGATAGAGAGAGGAGTTCGGTGTTTGATGGAGAAGGATAGCGATGTGAGGGATAGAGTGAGGAAGATGAGTAAGAAGAGCCACATGGCAGTAATGGATGGTGGATCTTCGCATGCTGCTCTTGTAAAGTTTATTCAAGACGCTACTCGTAATATCTCTTGA